TTagatggtttgttttttttgtttgttttttctctttttcctcataGTAGAGCTGCGCAGGTAATACATGCCATCTTTGGTTGACTGCAGTACTGAAGAGAAAATTAATATGATCTCAAAATAAATTCTGAACAAACAAAAGGGTTGTTAGAAAAACAGCATCAACTTTCAGCAGACAGCTGCGCCTCAATGTCCACTCTGCAGATGGGGCACTTCTTATTGGTGAGGAGCCACTGGTCCACACACAGTTGATGGAAGAGGTGCATACACGGTAGACGTCTGGAGAGAAGGAGGAGATgaacaaacaacattttaagAGCCTTTTTTTGAAAGCCAACTTgaatatgtttctgtatttcCTCAAATAGTGACCCAAAAAGCTAAGTGGGGTTCATTCAGCGCTGGCTAGAACAAAGCTTCAAAGTCTTAATTTAATCCACTGCCATTACCCCAATAAATGTAATACAATATGCTGGTAATCCTATCATATAGTCGGTCACTACGGAACCATAAAGCTTCTCTGTAACAAGCAGAGATGCTCCATTAACATGGCTTTCATTGTGAAACAACTGCAGCTGTACCAGATGAAAGAACAGTGGAATTGAAATATATTGTTCCTGGGCTGCATGTGGCTATCAACTAGAGGTGCAACCATTAGTCAACGTTGTcaacaaaaatcgataataaaAATAGCCGCCAACCAATTTAACAATaaactatatttaaaatttcaaCAAGGTGAAGCATCATGCTTCCTCCCATCTGAGAACTGTATATACACACTAGCGTTAAACTGCTATGTCACTACAAGTGTTCTTCAACAGAGCTAAGCATCATCCTCACTTTTTATCTGTGCAGAGTTGCACATGACAGGTAAACAATATGGAAGCGGCCGGTGCATCTTTCTGGTCTTTTCTTCTTAATTAGCACATCATTTAAACCACCTCACACAAAAAGGAAAGCTGAGAGCAATTTAATAATTGAGATTCATAATCCAATTAGTcaactaatcgtttcaatactATTCATCATCAGAATactcgttagttgcagccctagttagTCTCAGCTGCATTCTAACCATTGTTAAGACCTGGTTTATAATTCTAGGctgggttgttgttttttttacgtgCCCACCCATAGATGTGTGATGTAAACCCACTGGTTGCAGAGTGATCAAGTCCTCATGCTACTTCACCTGGGTGTCCATCATCCCCTCCCCCACTGAATCATGGGTCCACTGGAAGCATTGCTCCCATAGTAAGTTGAGGAAAGTTCAACTCCTCAGGCATCAGCACAGGTATGAAATTGTATTACTTTGTGTTTCCATGACAGCCCTATATTTTTCCCCTATATTGTGTTTTCCACCACTCTGGGCATACTCTACCATTTCTAAATTACGTGCAACTGTGGCTGGAAATGATTGCCAGCATTACTTTCTTTTGCaatgtatgtttttgtgctCCTCATAAATTACAACGTGCTGCCAGCCCTTACTGAATCCTAGCTCAAACATCTGGAGAGCATCCAGTAGTGGAGTCAGATCGGGTCGTGAAGCTTTCACAGCATCAACAAACTGCACCAGAGAGCCGTACTGAGACCATCTCTTCAGAAAGGTCTCAGAATGGGTGTTTGGTGCAAACCAGAGTGCAGGTGCTGTGTTCACACCGATCCAAATCAACTGCACTCAAGCCCAGAGTTCCTTTGGGTTGATCTTAACAGTGCCAGTGTGAAAACACCCTTAAATTCAGGCTGCATTTGACTTTATCAACAGGAGGCAGAAACGAATCTCGCGTGTCAAAAATCAGCTCCATGAGGCTGATCATCTTAAAGCACTTTGGGATTTTCTGATTATTAAAtaggacgttttttttttacctcccaCCCAaccccttttccttttttaaattttagtcaaaaaatgttttgaaaaaaCAACTATACATGCTATTCCAGCTGTCCATGTTCATGTCGCCGAAAAACAACTGAACAGACTCAAAACGGAGCAACAAGCAGAGCAAACACCCAGGAGGGGAGACATTTACCTGAcatcctctccctcctccagtATTGACAGGCAGATGGTGCATTTCTCTTCTGTATCTTCATCTGCTCCCTCGTCTTCCTCTTGCTTACCATGCAGCTTTCTCTGTTTGTGAGAAACATTTGGAAACAACTTTTGATGTGCAGCACTGGTCAAGCAAACAGCTCCAGCACTTTAACTGGGTCGTAATAATCCTTTTAAAAATCACTGAAAACTCTTCAAGTTAAACACTAACaatcaaaatattaataatCTTTGCAATGAAATATAACATTTCCATAAAACTTAAAGGTTTAGAGTTAacaattcaaacaaaaaaaacaaacaacaaaaaaaacttaaacTTTGGGGACAGAGAGAATGGTCATTTTGTCctgaaacagaacaaaaaaataaataaaaattctaCCTCTTaatgctaaataaaaaaaaaagaaagaaaaaaacatttaaattaaaaaggtTTTAGCCGAATTCCCTGGCCCCCAAGAAAAACACATATCTAATGTACACGTGAGCAGAGACATGTTTCCAAATTGATTTGTTCATTATTTCTCACCGATTCTGGTGTTGCGTTCATATTTTTCCCAATAGATGCCCAAGCTTCAGGGGTTAACTGTTGGTCAATGTCTCTCTCCAACACCTTCTGTATTGGGTGGCAGGGTGTTAGATTGCTTATTTAGATACATTTGGAAACCACTAAGGAAACTTTTCCTCAATAATATTCGTCATAGCTGCAATCGCTGGTAAAAGACACTATAGTATTTTCTAAATGTTGGACAAACATCAGAGGTttgaaaaaagtacaaaagacCACTGCGCACTCTGTCCCAGAATACGCTGTAAAGGccatgcataactacagacacCATATGTTGGAAATCTAGTAAACAGTAAAGCAGGGAGGAACAGTGTGCAGTCTTTACCTTCTTGTACTTGTGTGGGTAGGTGCACCTCTCTATGGTTCCCTGAGAGGCTCCTCTGTTCACAGTCCCCAGCCGTTCCTCTAAATGCAGCAAGTCCTGGTGGACGCAGTGCAGAAAACACTCAAACTGACATTTAACACAATGCAACTGTACAGGCAAAATGTTCTATTGGAGTTCATGTGCTTTTAACTAACAACATTCCAGCTATTTAATTCAGTAATGCCCACCAATtttgtgattgattgattgattggtctCTTAGTCTTGTTTCTAAAAACTCTGTCATaaaatttgcattttaatttagcCAACTGTTGCATCCAGATGTGAATACCCAGAgaattaaaataacatataaATCCAAATTttcctttacttttatttcttaattTTCAAGATGAATCGCATTACAGCTGTGGACGACTATTAATCAAAGCAGCAGTCAAGCATAATCAAGAATTTACAACCTATGCAAAATTCTAGTATACTATTGTTAGATAGTAATTTTCTGGTCTCACAAGTTACTGTCAAACTGATCCTTCAACTTTGAGCGAGAGCACCGAATCACCAAAACTGTGATAACCATCATAACTAAGCATCTAAGGAGCTGGCAGTGTTGAACGACCCTTCTGCCCGCTGTTGAGGCCTCAAAGCTCTGTTAGTTCCTGCCACAACTGCAGCTTTTGATAAATGCCTCTAACTACACTGTACCAACTCAGTGAGTAAAGCTAGATGAACAGAGATATCTGGATTTCTTTGGCTACTGTCTGTGAAAACAGATACTGTGGAGGGCCACTCAGATGTTACTCTCAGGTGCTGAAACTATGCAAATGCTCACATTAAAGACAGTTGTCTCATTTTCAaaagcagaaaataaaatatatcttcaaaatgttcgtgcgctagggtcagggttggtgtagagatacgcacattttcccgttacgTTTTTCttataaatcccaacctttgcgtagaagatggcgtgcgcatctttcaagccctgttttgtgcgcacgcaagctttataaatgaggccccaggtctgggATCCTTGTCACTACAGTCACTTAATATCTGGGGGACAAATGTGAGCTGGGATTTGAAAGGACCCCCTACACCCTTCGGATTAGTTAACACCAACAGTTTGGTTTTTACTAAGATTCTTGCTTGCACTTCTGGTTTTTGGAAAAATATATTCAATAAAAAAGACAGAATCcaaacataaaagctcctgCTCATGTTAGGTTGATTTCTGCAACAGTGAACAGCAGCGAGCAGCTGTGAGAGCAACACCAGAGTTGTGGGGTCTCTTTTTACAAAGCGGGTTCCGTTGAAACTGAGTATGTTGGACCTGAACTCAGGGAAacttgaatttctgttttacaaATTGAGGTTACTTAACCCCGAGCAAGAGAGTTTAGTTGAGCTGGTTTCAGGAAGGGTGGTAATACATACTCAGTCTGTTACCGCGGTAACTGACTCTTGAGTAAACCTAGTCAAGAACAGGGTTACTTCAACAGACTCCGAGTTACTTTCTGTCTTCTTGCCTTCATGAAGTTGAAACGACTTAAATTCCATCAGACAATCAATCATATGATGTGCATTTTACTATTCTAACAATGACATGTCGCATTTGTCTCATAAAAGTATTTTAATGCTCCAAGTAGATTTTAAAGTGGTCAAATCAGACTTACTCGTGATTATGTGATGGTTTTTAAATTGTGTTGTCTTTTGTCACAGTCAGCCGATTGGCTCTTATTCTTCTGAGCAGCAAAAATGTATGTTCATATTTCCCACTAAACAGCCTGGGTTATTAATTATATAAGCTGATATTTACTTGCACGCCAGTTTTATTCATAAAGACATGGATACTGAACATACTCTATTCTCTCACATTAGAAAGTGAATGATTTGAGAAACGTGACAGACTTATAAGCCCCTATCCCTTTTTCCATTTTAACTCACACACATGTccagttttattctttttccagTAGCCACAAAGTCATCAAGTAGCCTAATTAATATCATTTAAAAGTTGATATTATTAAatcataatattattatttattaatattattttcaaCTGATTcaagtttttttaattttatttaagcaATGAGGATCGCGCCTGCTATGCTATGTCCTGGTGAATCACGATATGGGAGCTCAACTGCAGTGGCTTTTTATAGTCGCTGTAACTCAGAGTCAACATACTCAAACTACCAACTCTGAACACCTTTCCTGAAACCAAAAACTCAagagttttttttaactcagagttagttgtttgtttttttttttttaaatcggttTGTTGAACCTCCATAATGAAACATGTCCCTGATTCATTTTGCTGGCCGTTGTCCATCTTTTCACAAGTCTTATGTCTGTTCTAATATGAAACAGCAGCATTTTACAGAGACAGCGGGATCAATTATTTGACGCTCCTTGGTAACCGAACTGAttgaaatatttgtaaatacaaTTCAGCAAGAGCAAAAAATGTATCAGACAAACACAAGTGTTAGTATTCAGATAGCAGAATATACAGTATTTGTGATTAACAGAAACATTAGTGGACATCCTGATGTCCTACTTGCTGTTCAGGTGACAGCTGACCAACATTTTCTATGTATCAATTCATGTAGAGCAAGTAACTGGCTTTCAACTCCATATTGACATATTTTTATGCCAAATATGAGCAACACTCTTTATATCTGTCCACTTGAGACCGGATCATCCAGCACACATAATAATCCCAGGTCTGAACAGGTTCATGGTGAGATACCGAGGTTTGAAATAACTTTCATACATGTGTTGGGAAGGATTTTCCTTTACCGTTTCCTAAGACAGCAATGTTTACTCAGGTCCTGCATGTGTTTTGAATGCAAATTAACTAACATGTGTCTTGTGACAAGATTAAAATAACAATGAGTCATGTGGAGATGAAATCAGCCATTATCAAGTCAAGAGCAACGAGAGCAGTGATGAATTAAGCAATAACTGGTTGTTATGCATTTTTCTTACTTTTCCTCAGgtttataaaaacaaatgtgAGAACAAGCAGAAGCTGTACTCACCTCATAGGTTCTTCCAAAGCCAGTCATTCTAGATGAAATGTACCTAATGTGTGGGTAGGTCACTTCAGAAATGGCAGTGTGCTGGGAGGGAAAAGCAGTGCATGCACAGCAGATTACAGTTAGCCCTGGGAAAATTCTTGCAATACAGTTTTCAGACAGTATACAGGTCCTAAATGGAGCAAGTGAGTATTGTTGAACATTTCTGGCCAGGTTAAGATGATGCCTTTTCTAAATCTGAATCTTATTTTTGAAAGTTATTTAATTAAGAGTTTCCAAAGGATTCTGAAAGTGTACTCAAGGCAAACGTGCAATGATGAAGGTCACGGatgtatacattttaaaactAATGAACACAACTCCACAAAAACTGCCGACTAAATATGTTCCTGATGTGGCTCAAGGACCCTAGATTTGTTGAGTGAGCACTTAAATGCCACTATTAATTACTAATGCATTATTCATGTGGTTCACAAAACTAATCTTATAAAATAAGGGGCTCACACATTTAATCTCTGTTACACTTTGTATGAAAATGATCTGTCGTCGTGTATGCTAATAGGTGCGTGTGTCTTGAAGGCTTCTCTTACCATCAAGGGGAAGGAATAGTGCTGCAGTCTTGGGGGAGTATGGTAGTGGGGCAGGTGGGAGTGCAGATGCCCTGAAGTGTACGGTGCCACGGGTACTCCAGCCTCAATGCCAAGCTCCCTGTTGACAAACAGTGGAGAGTCATTATTATATCAATACTTTCTTTACTAAACCCCTAGATCAAAAATATAGAAAAGGCAGAATAGCAGTAAATATATGTAAAGCTAGATTAACTGATATGACACGTGACTGTTGTTGAGACTAAAACAAACATCTGCCGCCCTCAGTGATGCTCATACTGACCATGCAGTTCTCTGCTCAGGCTGGCGAGGGTGGGAAGACATAGTTTGTGGCACATGGATGTGGTGTCCATGCCCGTAGTTGGGATGCATTCTGTGAGGGTGTGGAGGTGGACGCTCATGTGCTCGCCTGCAAAGATGAGGTAAAAAATGCATGTTCCACAAAGAAAGACCTATAATTCTAATCACATAAATCCATGACGCCAATACTTACGTGGGGTGCTGCATCATCCTCCGCCTCTGGACCTCCATCCTTTGAAGCATCTCGTGCTGATGGAGCCTTTGCACTGAAGGCCCCAGAGCTGGCATGTGGTGTGTCAAAGTCTGATGGTCCGTGGGAAGGTGTTGTGCCAGTGGGGCGCTTGAAGTAGAGAGGTGATGAGTAGaaagaggagggggaggggcagGGGGCACAGCGTGACCTGAGGGGTGGGATGGCAGAGGTGTATGAAAGGTGTGGGGAATGAGAAATTCCCCGTGTGGGGGAGGTTGGGGTGCAAGCTGGGGGTTCCCATGGGAGTGATGGCAAGCTGAGGAGGGCTGATGATGCAGTGAACGTGTCAGAGCGCCATCTGGAATTATCAAGaggaaaagaataaataaaaatcaaaatataaaacatatttaaagactgaaaataaggatagttaaaataaaaaatacataaaggGATTTTATGTAATACTAAGTCAATACTTATGGCACTGACTCAGACATAATATTTAGCAGATGCGTTTGTTGTAAACTTGTAACCAACAAATATGTAATCCCGCTCAACAATGTGGCTCGCTCTGCAGAACAGATATTAAGGCATTAGAAGAAAGGCATCGATTCTGAAACAGCCTTATTTTGAAACTTCATGCCAGCAGGCAAATATCTTTACCCACCAAGTCCCACATGATGCATTTGTAGcaacatttttattattaaaattaaacttactaaaacatgtttttgtttcagAGGAAATTATTTTGTTATCGTGTTATCATCCATCTTTTGGAGCGGCAGTGAAATAAAaagccaaaaaagaaaagaacagagACACGAATGACCACCATCTCCATATACAACAGGGAGCCTTATACCATCACTCTCCATACTGAAATACTCAGAGTAGCGATTACCTTCCTCTGCCTGATACAGTACTTGGCATATTAAGCATCAATTCTGTTAGCTACCATTAGTAATTATTTTTTAGGAATGCATCAGTCTTACACTTTTAGCAGGGCTAGAAAATAAGTGTAAAAGGCAGTAGCAGATGCTTGAAATTCTGATGACTTGTGCTGCAAACTACTCACAAGGTGGGTGCATATAATGTCTACAGGGCTGGGGTTGTGTTTGTGGCGGAGCCACCATGGAGGAGCTAAATGAATCCACCACAGCAGACTGGCTGGGCCCAGGGGTGGCGTGTGAAACAAAAGCAGGAGGCCGTGAGGTGGAACCTGGGCAACATGGGTCAAAGGCTGAAGTGCTGCCATGGAAACTAGCCCCGCTGTTTCCACTGCTTCGAATGCTGCTGTTGCTCAGGTCCACTGGCAGAGTttgctgtgggaggaagccagagagGTATTATAAAGAGATTATAATATTGAGGGAGAAAAAAGTGCAAGTTTCCCCAGGTGTCTGAGTAAAAACTATTCGGAGACATTAATGATTAgatgtgccaaataaaaatgGCCAACATTGACAATATCTACTTCAAGGCTGCTAATGGTGCCCCTTTTTAGGACAAATGTCTAAATCCCGCACTACACAAAACACTTAATGTAGTTGTCGTGGAAACCAAATTCACGTAGATGAATTTACAGAAGATTATACAGCCAAGTGAAATAagataaacaaaaactaaaGCAAACCTCTAATATGTTGCCACCAATAACAGGCAAGTggccaaagagaaaaaaaaaatgcttgttAACAACACTGGCGTTATGACATATGTATCTGACAGCCATGTGACAACAGCATTACACACTGTAGTTCACCGTTTGTGATGTAAAAATCCGACTGTGTGATTACGAAGTTTCTCCAGGAGGAGGTGTAGTCTGACAGCACTTTGACAGTTAGAAGTAATTATTCAATTTCAAATTAAGGAAAACAAGTAACATTATCATTATTGGTTCAAATTACAAACTGATGGCAGGTGTAAATTATTCGTACATCTCTGTCGTCTCTCCCATAAAATTTGCCTTTTTCTTGGAACCAAAATCATTTAAATGATCatcagaataaaaataaaaaggttatATATTCAATATAATTTTCAGAGTTGGGAAATTACTCTCCTAAAATAAATAAGGTAGTATCAGGTACATTTTTGATGGAGATATTATTGTATTTGAGAAATATGATGGAGGTGACAAAATTTCATCAAGTTCCTTCATCTGATGAACACACTGCACTGTTCTCCACATAGGAATCCTTATGTAGCGACTGTGGATCAGTGGACTATATAGTGAGTAGGGCATGGTGTCATACATACCTGGTCATGGTAGTGAGCTGcattgctgctactgctgctgccacCGACTCCAGCACAGTGGGGAGGGAGAGCACTGGGGCGCTCCACATGGCAGCTCGGCTCTTGAAAAGGCACAGTGCCTGGGGGCTGCGGTGCAGGGTGATGGACATGGTGGAGAAAGTGGTGAGCATTGCCGTGACTGTGCTGAGAGGCGCCGGTCTGCTGAGAGGACGATGCTTGCACGCAACTTGGATGGGAGTGGCTGAGGGGCAGGTGTGCAGGGGAGGGGCCTCCACATGGGGAGTGCTGCTGACAGCAAGATGGAAGTCTGGGCATGGCCGTGCCTGCGTTTTCTCCTGCAGCACCTGACAAACTTTGCCTGTTGTCATCTGATGAGAAGAAGATTATTTG
This genomic interval from Cololabis saira isolate AMF1-May2022 chromosome 2, fColSai1.1, whole genome shotgun sequence contains the following:
- the rnf111 gene encoding E3 ubiquitin-protein ligase Arkadia isoform X1, with the translated sequence MKSEVPSEPASRQEHLKEPLVNPESMEGAKNFPNNMEVIGKAGSDFEKLCESRHRPLRDTSTRRDSERPLSGRRKRKGQQAGPSDISLKEAHISESSLQPQRPRVELLQHPSEDEHNHESSFSDCASSPSSSLRFGDSDTLSSEDEGEAGATGGQHKAPALATGGAAGVGLRPSLSRTRGNRSHKWVRTEAELLKRPCLSSRRPLHRKRFVKTGPGEGQRTQKQKERLLLQRKKREVIARRKYALLHSTSSSSEELTSDSSSPSSTEAEDELYVDVSSTSSQPNSAAVATGALDEDVVVIEASPAPAPVPQNEEINVTSTDSEVEIVTVGDGFRSRSVGGLGRIWTNSCSQNRLQEPRGRHRLSTVIQPLRQNAGEVVDLTVDEDDLSVVPTTSGSVHPQSVRSSSSSSSHHASTSELNDAPGPSTSCPGSIPESMHTQRPSGSTRTATDDDNRQSLSGAAGENAGTAMPRLPSCCQQHSPCGGPSPAHLPLSHSHPSCVQASSSQQTGASQHSHGNAHHFLHHVHHPAPQPPGTVPFQEPSCHVERPSALPPHCAGVGGSSSSSNAAHYHDQQTLPVDLSNSSIRSSGNSGASFHGSTSAFDPCCPGSTSRPPAFVSHATPGPSQSAVVDSFSSSMVAPPQTQPQPCRHYMHPPYGALTRSLHHQPSSACHHSHGNPQLAPQPPPHGEFLIPHTFHTPLPSHPSGHAVPPAPPPPLSTHHLSTSSAPLAQHLPTDHQTLTHHMPALGPSVQRLHQHEMLQRMEVQRRRMMQHPTRAHERPPPHPHRMHPNYGHGHHIHVPQTMSSHPRQPEQRTAWELGIEAGVPVAPYTSGHLHSHLPHYHTPPRLQHYSFPLMHTAISEVTYPHIRYISSRMTGFGRTYEDLLHLEERLGTVNRGASQGTIERCTYPHKYKKKVLERDIDQQLTPEAWASIGKNMNATPESRKLHGKQEEDEGADEDTEEKCTICLSILEEGEDVRRLPCMHLFHQLCVDQWLLTNKKCPICRVDIEAQLSAES
- the rnf111 gene encoding E3 ubiquitin-protein ligase Arkadia isoform X2 produces the protein MKSEVPSEPASRQEHLKEPLVNPESMEGAKNFPNNMEVIGKAGSDFEKLCESRHRPLRDTSTRRDSERPLSGRRKRKGQQAGPSDISLKEAHISESSLQPQRPRVELLQHPSEDEHNHESSFSDCASSPSSSLRFGDSDTLSSEDEGEAGATGGQHKAPALATGGAAGVGLRPSLSRTRGNRSHKWVRTEAELLKRPCLSSRRPLHRKRFVKTGPGEGQRTQKQKERLLLQRKKREVIARRKYALLHSTSSSSEELTSDSSSPSSTEAEDELYVDVSSTSSQPNSAAVATGALDEDVVVIEASPAPAPVPQNEEINVTSTDSEVEIVTVGDGFRSRSVGGLGRIWTNSCSQNRLQEPRGRHRLSTVIQPLRQNAGEVVDLTVDEDDLSVVPTTSGSVHPQSVRSSSSSSSHHASTSELNDAPGPSTSCPGSIPESMHTQRPSGSTRTATDDDNRQSLSGAAGENAGTAMPRLPSCCQQHSPCGGPSPAHLPLSHSHPSCVQASSSQQTGASQHSHGNAHHFLHHVHHPAPQPPGTVPFQEPSCHVERPSALPPHCAGVGGSSSSSNAAHYHDQQTLPVDLSNSSIRSSGNSGASFHGSTSAFDPCCPGSTSRPPAFVSHATPGPSQSAVVDSFSSSMVAPPQTQPQPCRHYMHPPYGALTRSLHHQPSSACHHSHGNPQLAPQPPPHGEFLIPHTFHTPLPSHPSGHAVPPAPPPPLSTHHLSTSSAPLAQHLPTDHQTLTHHMPALGPSVQRLHQHEMLQRMEVQRRRMMQHPTRAHERPPPHPHRMHPNYGHGHHIHVPQTMSSHPRQPEQRTAWELGIEAGVPVAPYTSGHLHSHLPHYHTPPRLQHYSFPLMHTAISEVTYPHIRYISSRMTGFGRTYEDLLHLEERLGTVNRGASQGTIERCTYPHKYKKRKLHGKQEEDEGADEDTEEKCTICLSILEEGEDVRRLPCMHLFHQLCVDQWLLTNKKCPICRVDIEAQLSAES